One genomic region from Rothia dentocariosa ATCC 17931 encodes:
- a CDS encoding PAC2 family protein has protein sequence MLNPEDLYLANNKILHDARLKNLTLVIALSSPQDAGSTAGQLGHFLLKELKNIEVVEFDTDQLHDYRSRRPHIFFNKDHFEQPIMPALKLYAVEDTLDKPFLLLTGSEPDYQWQRFQQALLSIVRTLDPSLVVLVSAFPMPVPHTRPMPVTAHGSRKDLIEGISPWRPKADLHANMTNLLEVLFTENGFDTVGFGINIPQYVSDADLPQGTLTALEHVSMATRLAFPSDELREAARAVHGQINEQVKENPEIGRMISTMEANYDENFRTSNVAIPLSQRDAHKIPGRDEIGAMFERFLEEHEE, from the coding sequence ATGTTAAACCCTGAAGATTTATATTTGGCGAATAATAAAATTCTTCATGATGCACGGTTGAAAAATCTCACTCTGGTTATTGCTCTCTCAAGCCCACAGGATGCAGGATCCACAGCGGGGCAGCTGGGGCATTTTCTTCTCAAGGAACTTAAGAATATTGAGGTTGTGGAGTTTGATACGGATCAGCTTCATGATTACCGTAGCCGCAGACCGCATATTTTCTTCAATAAAGACCATTTTGAGCAGCCAATTATGCCTGCTCTGAAGCTTTATGCGGTCGAAGATACCCTTGATAAGCCTTTCTTGCTTTTGACCGGTTCAGAACCTGATTATCAATGGCAGCGTTTTCAGCAGGCGTTGTTGTCTATTGTGCGGACGCTGGACCCTTCACTTGTGGTGCTGGTGTCGGCGTTTCCAATGCCTGTACCGCATACACGTCCTATGCCTGTGACGGCGCATGGCTCTCGGAAAGACCTCATTGAAGGGATTTCGCCATGGCGTCCTAAGGCTGATTTGCATGCTAATATGACGAATCTTTTAGAGGTTCTTTTCACCGAGAATGGCTTCGACACCGTAGGATTCGGCATTAATATTCCCCAGTATGTTTCTGATGCTGATTTACCGCAGGGAACGCTGACCGCGCTTGAACATGTGAGTATGGCAACTCGATTGGCTTTTCCGAGTGATGAGCTTAGGGAGGCTGCGCGGGCTGTTCATGGGCAAATTAATGAGCAGGTCAAGGAGAACCCAGAGATTGGGCGTATGATTTCGACGATGGAAGCGAATTACGATGAAAACTTCCGTACCTCAAACGTCGCTATTCCACTCTCGCAGCGCGACGCCCATAAGATTCCTGGACGTGATGAAATCGGTGCCATGTTTGAGCGATTCCTTGAGGAGCATGAAGAATAA
- a CDS encoding leucyl aminopeptidase, which yields MSTALSLHTNDLQSLNAEVLVLGVFSGEDGPYLASNSLPDDSAQSINKLLESLGATGALDQILRLPGVEGASSDIIALIGLGSDTTIDQERLNALRFAAGSATRQLLGTAHIALDFGITSRDEIEAVAHGAVLGSFSEEGVRSKTADSVRDEAESITIVAKADASEAEPALVRAVILGEATKDARRLVNMPPSHLYPESFANLAAELVKDYSDVSIEVYPYDRLLKEGFGGIAGVGQGSPRKPALAVVKYTPETPSAHVALVGKGITFDTGGNSLKPAASMMTMKCDMAGAASVLHAVLAASELEIPVEVTGYLCLAENMPGGASLRPEDIITIRDGRTVEVLNTDAEGRLVMADGIALASESNPTVILDIATLTGAAMAALGLRTAALMGDEDIRDRVQQAGAKSGEAYWQIPLESYLRASMNSPVADIKNMGSRYGSMMIAGLFLQEFVGEGIPWAHLDIAGPAFNEEGAYGFTPKEGTGFGTATLVNFIESYAQ from the coding sequence ATGTCGACAGCACTTTCTCTTCACACCAACGACCTGCAATCGCTGAATGCTGAGGTACTTGTTCTCGGCGTCTTTTCGGGAGAAGACGGACCTTACCTAGCCTCAAATTCACTTCCTGATGACTCGGCGCAGAGCATCAATAAACTTCTGGAGTCTCTAGGTGCCACAGGTGCTCTCGACCAAATACTTCGCCTCCCCGGCGTAGAAGGGGCATCGTCCGACATCATCGCTCTCATCGGTTTAGGCTCAGACACCACAATTGACCAGGAGCGCCTAAATGCCCTTCGCTTCGCTGCTGGCTCGGCAACCCGTCAGCTTTTAGGAACTGCACATATCGCGCTCGACTTCGGTATTACCTCACGCGACGAAATTGAAGCTGTAGCTCACGGTGCCGTTCTCGGATCATTCTCCGAAGAAGGAGTACGCAGCAAAACTGCAGATTCCGTTCGAGACGAAGCGGAGTCCATCACCATTGTGGCAAAAGCCGATGCCAGCGAAGCCGAGCCCGCCCTCGTTCGCGCCGTCATCCTGGGCGAGGCTACCAAAGATGCGCGCCGCCTCGTCAATATGCCCCCTTCACACCTGTACCCGGAATCTTTTGCAAATCTCGCCGCAGAGCTTGTCAAAGATTATTCAGATGTCAGCATTGAAGTCTACCCCTATGACCGTTTACTCAAGGAAGGTTTTGGAGGCATCGCAGGAGTCGGTCAAGGCTCCCCGCGAAAGCCCGCACTCGCCGTTGTTAAGTACACCCCCGAGACCCCTTCTGCACATGTGGCTCTCGTTGGCAAAGGGATTACTTTTGATACCGGTGGAAACTCCCTAAAACCTGCGGCATCTATGATGACGATGAAATGCGACATGGCAGGTGCAGCATCGGTTCTGCACGCAGTTCTTGCGGCGTCCGAGCTGGAAATTCCGGTTGAGGTCACCGGCTACCTTTGCCTTGCCGAGAATATGCCCGGTGGCGCCTCCCTGCGCCCCGAAGACATCATCACTATTCGTGACGGCCGCACGGTTGAAGTTCTCAATACCGATGCCGAAGGTCGCCTGGTCATGGCGGATGGTATTGCTCTTGCCTCCGAATCGAACCCCACCGTCATCCTTGATATTGCGACGCTCACGGGCGCAGCCATGGCAGCACTGGGACTGCGTACAGCTGCGCTTATGGGCGATGAAGATATCCGTGATCGAGTACAGCAGGCGGGGGCAAAATCTGGTGAGGCCTACTGGCAAATCCCGCTTGAGTCCTACTTGCGTGCCTCTATGAATTCCCCGGTTGCTGATATTAAAAATATGGGTTCGCGCTACGGATCCATGATGATCGCAGGGCTCTTCCTACAAGAATTTGTGGGTGAAGGCATTCCCTGGGCTCATCTCGATATTGCTGGTCCTGCCTTTAACGAAGAAGGTGCCTACGGGTTCACCCCTAAGGAAGGTACCGGTTTTGGCACCGCGACCCTGGTGAACTTCATCGAATCGTACGCACAGTAG
- the lpdA gene encoding dihydrolipoyl dehydrogenase → MQGSNIVAQEFDILILGGGSAGYSAALRARQLGFTVGLVEKEKVGGTCLHTGCIPTKAYLHAAELAEDAREASKVGVNATLESIEMGKVRDYKDGIVAGKFKGLSGLLKMKGVEVIAGEGKLTAQDTVTVNGTDYKGKNIILASGSISKTFGLPIEGRVLTSTEALEMDYLPKSAIVLGGGVIGCEFASMWKAMGVDVTIIEGLPNLVPNEDPAIIKVLERAFKKRGIKFNTGTFFEKVEQDANGAKVTLADGKVFEADIVLVAVGRGPNTANMGYEEQGIPMDRGFVLANERLHTGVGNIYAVGDIVPGVQLAHRGYQQGIFVAEEIAGLNPTVVPDVNIPKVTFCDPEIASVGYSEPKAKEKFGEDNVEVAEYNLAGNGKSSILGASGIVKVVREKDGPIVGVHAIGKRMGEQIGEAQMWVDWEAFPEDVAKFIHAHPTQNESLGEAAMALNGTPLHG, encoded by the coding sequence ATGCAAGGGAGCAACATCGTGGCTCAAGAATTCGACATCCTTATCCTTGGCGGCGGTTCCGCTGGTTACTCTGCCGCTCTGCGTGCACGCCAGCTGGGTTTTACCGTTGGTCTCGTTGAAAAGGAAAAAGTAGGCGGCACCTGCCTGCACACCGGTTGTATTCCGACGAAGGCATACCTACACGCCGCAGAATTGGCGGAGGACGCTCGTGAAGCCTCTAAGGTAGGCGTAAACGCCACCCTAGAGTCCATCGAAATGGGTAAGGTACGCGATTACAAAGATGGTATTGTCGCGGGTAAATTCAAGGGTCTCTCCGGTCTTTTGAAGATGAAGGGCGTAGAGGTTATCGCTGGTGAAGGCAAGCTGACCGCTCAAGATACCGTGACCGTCAACGGTACGGATTACAAGGGCAAGAATATTATTCTTGCTTCCGGCTCTATTTCTAAGACTTTTGGCCTGCCTATTGAAGGTCGAGTTCTGACCTCCACCGAGGCTCTTGAAATGGACTACCTGCCGAAGAGCGCTATCGTTCTCGGTGGCGGCGTGATTGGCTGTGAGTTTGCCTCCATGTGGAAAGCTATGGGCGTAGACGTCACTATTATCGAGGGTTTGCCCAACCTCGTTCCGAACGAAGATCCCGCCATCATCAAGGTTCTTGAGCGTGCCTTCAAGAAGCGCGGCATCAAGTTCAATACTGGTACTTTCTTTGAGAAGGTTGAGCAGGACGCTAACGGTGCAAAGGTAACCCTGGCAGACGGTAAGGTATTTGAGGCCGACATCGTGCTCGTTGCTGTTGGCCGTGGCCCCAACACTGCAAATATGGGTTACGAAGAGCAAGGCATCCCCATGGATCGTGGCTTCGTGCTTGCTAACGAGCGCCTGCACACCGGTGTTGGAAATATCTATGCTGTGGGTGACATTGTTCCTGGCGTTCAGCTTGCACACCGTGGTTACCAACAGGGCATCTTTGTTGCCGAAGAAATTGCTGGTTTGAACCCCACCGTTGTTCCCGATGTTAATATTCCGAAGGTGACTTTCTGCGATCCTGAGATTGCTTCCGTGGGTTACTCCGAGCCGAAAGCGAAGGAGAAATTCGGTGAGGACAATGTTGAAGTTGCCGAATACAACCTAGCTGGTAATGGCAAGTCCTCAATTTTGGGCGCTTCCGGCATCGTCAAGGTCGTGCGTGAAAAGGACGGTCCGATCGTAGGCGTTCATGCTATCGGTAAGCGTATGGGCGAGCAGATTGGCGAAGCTCAGATGTGGGTTGATTGGGAAGCATTCCCCGAGGATGTTGCTAAGTTTATCCACGCTCATCCGACTCAAAATGAGTCTCTGGGTGAGGCTGCCATGGCTCTGAACGGTACCCCGCTACACGGCTAA